From the Primulina tabacum isolate GXHZ01 chromosome 3, ASM2559414v2, whole genome shotgun sequence genome, one window contains:
- the LOC142538619 gene encoding uncharacterized protein LOC142538619, with amino-acid sequence MPPRRVLRSGSEGRLKEEIPQPPPNQNASARVLGGMTQLLEQHVGNGARVRLEAVYEHFKRMNPEDFSGTTDPFVAEKLRHFLDGLRSTIYRNVMFTDPTDYTTVVAKAFLAEQSLKDIDWEMQRKRNHAQEARRIFVAGIATYALLDSGATHSFISESFVKKFGILPVDVKSGIRVTVPSGEHMISRSLVKYVELKLQKNVIRADLIVLPMPEFNIIFGMDWLTLNGANIDFRRMSVSIRPPNRKAFIFEAAQNNQMQHIISCMCAKNLIQNFCQSFLVSIVFAPDTENRSIEDVKVAKDFLDVFPDDVSGIPPEREVEFAIELMPGTMPISKDAPVLFAKNKDGTMRLCIDYRELNRMTVKNTYPLPRIEDLCDQFQGA; translated from the exons atgcctcctagacgagttCTTCGCAGTGGTAGTGAGGGTAGACTTAAGGAGGAGATTCCACAGCCTCCTCCTAATCAGAACGCTAGCGCTCGTGTATTAGGAGGCATGACACAGTTACTAGAGCAACATGTTGGAAATGGTGCGAGAGTTCGACTGGAGGCAGTTTATGAGCATTTTAAGAGGATGAACCCCGAGGATTTCTCTGGCACTACGGATCCATTCGTTGCTGAG AAGTTACGCCACTTCTTGGATGGATTGAGGTCAACGATCTATCGTAATGTGATGTTCACTGATCCTACTGATTATACTACTGTCGTTGCTAAAGCTTTTCTAGCCGAGCAGTCACTGAAGGACATTGATTGGGAAATGCAGCGCAAGAGGAATCATGCCCAAGAAGCTA GACGAATATTTGTAGCAGGAATAGCTACCTACGCTTTACTAGATtctggagctacacattctttcatatctgaatccttcgtgaagaaatttGGAATCTTACCAGTAGACGTGAAGTCAGGAATCAGAGTTACAGTTCCTTCTGGCGAACATATGATTTCTCGTAGCCTGGTTAAGTATGTTGAACTTAAACTGCAAAAAAATGTTATACGAGCGGATCTTATAGTACTACCTATGCCCGAGTTCAATATTATttttggcatggattggcttaCACTAAATGGGGCTAATATTGATTTTCGACGGATgtcagtatctattagaccaCCAAATAGGAAAGCATTTATCTTTGAGGCGGCGCAAAACAATCAAATGCAGCATATTATTTCATGCATGTGTGCGaaaaatcttattcaaaatttttgccAAAGTTTCCTTGTTAGTATTGTATTTGCACCCGACACTGAAAATCGATCTATTGAGGATGTGAAGGTAGCTAAGGATTTCTTGGATGTATTCCCCGACGATGTTTCTGGAATCCCACCCGAAAGAGAAGTAGAATTTGCTATTGAATTGATGCCCGGTacaatgccgatctctaag GACGCGCCAGTGTTATTTGCGAAAAATAAGGATGGAACTATGAGGTTATGCATCGACTATAGGGAGCTAAATAGGATGACAGTGAAGAATACGTATCCATTGCCCCGAATCGAGGACTTATGTGATCAATTTCAAGGAGCTTAG